In the genome of Pseudoliparis swirei isolate HS2019 ecotype Mariana Trench chromosome 3, NWPU_hadal_v1, whole genome shotgun sequence, one region contains:
- the LOC130191783 gene encoding GDNF family receptor alpha-4-like, whose protein sequence is MSPNRMMLVGLLLSVFSAAGRVSASLDCLAAEQGCIQEQSCTALYRLLEYCAAEEAVSPLGRDARSECLEAQNALQQHRPLRVCKCQRGSRREEQCLRVYWTVRFAAYDEYEVSPYEELEVNLRNMEMSRMASIMSAASLSADGQNQCLKAAQDCGLFEKCGSLRSEYVVACTKRSAASDNACNRQKCHKALRRFLERVPEEYSVALLFCPCSDTLCGERRRKTIVPSCSYEEKVGKPNCLSLQNYCSRDELCRSRLADFQHNCQPSPQSASGCVRDSRAMCLKAYAGLIGTIMTPNYVSNSSTEVSQWCTCEGSGNQWQGCQRILHLFSSNACLRSGISSMGFSAPPPPVENTPAPAPQPSSPTARPEERGHFETIPEFDSMEDSDEEEREDEESDEFDIMPPFSEKDSSAESGARGSGAAGRAAPVMTLMLLPTLLLDRERWSY, encoded by the exons ATGTCCCCGAACAGGATGATGCTCGTTGGACTCCTGCTCAGCGTCTTCTCGGCGGCGG gtcGCGTGTCTGCCTCCTTGGACTgcctggcggcggagcaggggTGCATTCAGGAGCAGTCGTGCACGGCGCTCTACCGGCTGCTGGAGTACTGCGCCGCCGAGGAGGCCGTGTCGCCACTCGGCCGGGACGCCCGCTCCGAGTGCCTGGAGGCCCAGAATGCCTTGCAGCAGCACCGCCCGCTCCGGGTCTGCAAATGCCAGCGCGGCTCACGCAGAGAGGAACAATGCCTCAGGGTCTACTGGACCGTGAGGTTCGCAG CGTACGATGAGTACGAGGTTTCTCCGTATGAAGAGCTGGAGGTGAACCTGAGGAACATGGAGATGTCCCGCATGGCCTCCATCATGTCAG CCGCCTCCCTCTCGGCGGACGGACAGAACCAGTGCCTGAAGGCGGCTCAGGACTGCGGCCTGTTCGAGAAGTGCGGCTCGCTGCGGTCGGAGTACGTGGTCGCCTGCACCAAGCGCTCCGCGGCGTCCGACAACGCCTGCAACCGGCAGAAGTGCCACAAGGCGCTGCGGCGCTTCCTGGAGCGCGTGCCCGAGGAGTACAGCGTCGCGCTGCTCTTCTGCCCGTGCTCCGACACGCTGTGCGGCGAGCGGCGCCGCAAGACCATCGTGCCGTCGTGCTCCTACGAGGAGAAGGTGGGCAAGCCCAACTGCCTGAGCCTGCAGAACTACTGCTCCAGAGACGAGCTGTGCAG ATCCCGACTCGCTGATTTCCAACACAACTGCCAGCCGTCCCCTCAGTCTGCCTCCGGCTGTGTGCGAGACAGCAGAGCCATGTGCCTGAAGGCCTACGCTGGACTCATCG GCACCATCATGACCCCCAACTACGTGAGCAACAGCAGCACCGAGGTGTCTCAGTGGTGCACATGTGAGGGCAGCGGGAACCAATGGCAGGGCTGCCAGCGCATCCTGCACCTGTTCAGCAGCAACGCCTGTCTGC GCAGCGGCATCAGCTCCATGGGgttctctgcacctcctcctcccgtggAGAACACCCCCGCGCCGGCTCCCCAGCCCTCCTCCCCGACGGCCCGCCCGGAGGAGAGGGGCCACTTTGAAACCATCCCAGAATTCGACAGC aTGGAGGACAGCGACGAAGAGGAGCGCGAGGATGAAGAGAGCGACGAATTCGACATCATGCCGCCGTTCTCCGAGAAGGACTCCAGCGCCGAGTCCGGGGCGAGGGGCAGCGGAGCGGCCGGCCGCGCCGCGCCGGTGATGACACTAATGCTGCTGCCGACGCTCCTCCTGGACCGGGAGCGCTGGAGCTActga